ACGCAGATCCGGACCCATCAGTTTCTAGATTTTCAAAATGTAGGGTGTCATTTGGCGGAGTGATGAAGAGCATCAAAGGTCCGGTTAAGTCTtcggggtgtgggttcgaatctcggttGGGACACTAGGGTCCTTGAGCAACATAattttgcttctcttcacccatgggtacctgcaagggtacagcttgatttgtgttttaaaaagccTTTTGAGCGCTACGTTTGCCCAGGCTATATTCTCCTAGCTGAAAAAGCTTAAagaaatgttattggcccaatgaccagggtacTATTAAAGTGCATCGAGACGTTTTTTGTGGAGTGCGCtaaataagaactagttatatTATAATCATTTATTGTTTACCGTTTTCAGGTTTGCGGTTTTCTTCTGCTTGCTGCGCATAGTGTAGAGAGTCCTCTCTCTTGGAAACTCTCGGCTTCTTAAAAAAGTCCAGTAAGGTTGTCTGCTTTGTTGCAGTTGAAACCTCAACTGTTGGCCCTGGATAGATTTGCTGGATGACGGATAGAGGGAGCCTTCTTAGGACTGGCTGTTTGGGGGGCTGAAAAATTCAATAAAATCCAACAATCATTTGTTATCTGTGGATCATCATAACTCCGTAGTTCAATCAAACTCTTTCCCTTTTCAAAAGGATGATATGAAAAaagttaattatttttttcccgagCGAGTTTTCAATCAATATCAACAAACCACGATAGGAAGGAGCAAACATTTTATTGATTTTGGAGGTCctgttttttcaaaacaaagaaGGAAAAATGATGTGTGCATCGATAGCTATTTacttccccccccctccctaaatacaaataaatggcAGTATTATTTATTCCGTGAGTATATAAAATATCTTTACTGACTTCAATTCAATAAATCATGAAATACGCTGTGATGATGATAGaaccagtaactggggcgctgtactcctttttcgaAAGTACGAGCGAGATGTCAACATTTCGAAAAAAAGGAGTAGGCCCTACAGCGACCCAGTTCTTAGTTACTGGGGGTATGTCGATGAAGATAACATTTAATTTCTTATACAAGTTATAAGACAAACAAGGTCAAGCATTGTCAAGGGGACCATGATGATAACACCATGTCCAAGTCCATGTCTTGTTAAAATTACTAAAAAAGCATTTTGCACGGCGACCTTTTGCGGGATGAGTGGATTCAATAGCTTATTACATGATTAATCCTTTACAGCACACATCCGTCTCATGGTATGAATCTAGCAGAATTAGCAGTACGTCCTAGCTGTGTGCAGTGTGTACACCTTTTAATttccatgtttatttttttttagctctTCCTTCGCGACCAGTTCACTTCAATTTTCACTTACCACTTTTGCTGTAAGCCATACGTCACACTGTACTGGCACATGCTTAGGGTGGCCGTGGTCTTGTGTCACTGTCAGTTTTCGCTTTCCCATATTAACAGCCTGCTAGTTGAACAATTGGAATTAGAAAGGTCTAAAACATGATTTGAACTCTCATTCTTCGATCCTCCGACCAGAAAAAATGTACTTGGATCGAATTTTCCCGCGAGTCCACTTCGTTCTCAATGTTGAAACAGGGATTTTCGCTCGTCCCCATCGCCCTGTGGGAGGGGCAACACTGTGTGACTGCTGCACGTTTTGTGTGTAAACGAGCGAGTCAGATGACCTTCTGGTCAAAGGTCATGCCTTTgtcaaaaacacacacacacactcccACTTCAGACTTTGTTGTTTCAGGACAGAGTCCTCATCAAAATTGAGTGAATTGCACAATGAATGACTTCAAAGGTGTAACACGAATGCTGCCAAGGTAGTTGAGAAACTTATGGTGAGTTATAAATACGCTGTGTCGCTGAGATAGATAGTGTTCCATGCCACGACCATAGCCCATCTCATCCATATTTAACTTAAATTTTAAGTCCCATTGCCAATGCAACATCATCATGCAAACTGCCACGTGATGTTGGACTGTTCTAAATAGTATTTGGCTCAACACAACATTGCATTGTTGTTGGAATTGGATGGCGACTTAAGACTGATGATAAAACTTAAGAAAAGAGATCCATGTTGAACAAGGTGGACTAGTGTTCGCTCCAACCAAGTCCTAGTCTGTCAATGGGAACGTACATggtaacactaacactaactaCAGTAACATGGAGTGTGCTTTTGaaagttttagttttataaattaaacatgttttatttccCTGCATGGTGATTGGTGATGTTGATGTATAACCAgcatgggataactttccgtatggcgccaccacttttgcactcatttttacaaaaagggatatatcaatcaggtaaattagatactatattattttatttcgaatgaaaaagtggtggcgccatacgaaaactTTTCCCCAGCACGAATTCCAATgttaattgttattgttaattacACTCGATATATATCTTTAAGTTTTAGCCTTTGTTAGTTAGTGGCCTAAATTATGTATATTGTTGATTTAATCATGAGGAAAAGTTTCTGCATGGCGCCACCATTTTTTCTTTCGATATAAATTTATATAGTATCCAATTTACCCCAATGATAGACCCAATGACCaggtgactggggcgctagattcctttcaaaatttttacattgttGTTGGTCATCTAgctgaccgataatgtcaacatttcaaaaaaggaatctatcgccccagtcactgggtctacctcaatgagatcctcttttgttgtaaaaatgagtgaaaaagtggtggtgccacggaaagttatccggataactttccgtatggcgccaccactttttcacaaatttttacagaaagggatatctcattgtcATTGAGGTAATTTAGATACTATATCGaattaaaaaagtggtggcgccatacggaaacttttccagttATCCAATCATCAATGCAGCATTCATCTTTTTATAGTTAAAGTTAAACTCATATCGGGAACTTAATTCTTACTAGGTCATTTCTGAATTCGCAATTGGGACACGCTTCGAATACAGGGCGGACGTCGAAGGGTCGTGGGTCAAGGGGGGAtgagggggttttagaacaacccgtAAATCtctgatcttcacaatttttgtcttGCCAATTCTGTAAatttgttcctttaaaagaaaaaaccctgTGTAACCACATCTCTTCACATTCCTTGCAGGTGATGAAAcgaactaaaaacaaaaatctgaatCTTGGCAAGAGGTAATCAACATTGCCACTTAGCCATGGCAACCAAAGAAGTATTCATAGCGGCTATCGACATCGGCACAACAACAATACGGTGTCACATTTACAATGAAAAGGCTGAACTTAAAGGAAGTGGAACTCAAAAGGTATGTATTGGCTCACTTGAGTTATTTTATTGCTGTTGTATTCATTACCACTTGGATGACTGGCATTAAACCTAACTGCCAcgtggcgtgtcgtggctgagcggttcaGGGCATCATACATCCGTTCTGGTTGCTGACTTACATGTATCAGGGTGTGGGTAATGAAATTTACTATTCGACTAGTCCTGCCTCAAATAGTTGTGACATTCACactagtcgggacaaatttttagTTGCGCTgagacattttgttgaaaaagtgAATTTGCTTGCCCAACACTTCAAGCACTGGTCTTGGTCTTGCAGTcctgtattaaaggaacacgttgccttggatcggacaagttggtctataaaaagcgtttgaaaccgtttgttatgaaacgtatatggttagaaagatgttttaaaagtagaatataatgatccacacaagtatctctcaaaattgcacggttttctttttacgtcgcgaactatcacggtccgccatttatgggggtcaaccataaatggccgaccgtgttattggacgaggtaaaaagaaaaccacgcaatttcgaggcatatttgtgtagatcattgtattctacttttacatcatctttctaaccatatgcattctataacaaacggtcacaaaacgcttttcaaagaccaactcgaccgatccaaggcaacgtgttcctttaagttcgaCCCCTGGCTGCCTCAATATTGGGCATGGTGTACATGGTCGTACCCATATTAATACTGGTTACATTCTTGTCATACGTTAGTTGTTTTGTCCCGTCCTCATCAAAGTTGTTAatcaaattgtatttttattgaCTTAGATGCAGGTTCACCGTCCTGCTCATGGCAGAGTTGAGATTGAACCTGACAGTCTGTGGAAGCAGTTTACATCAGTTGTTAAAGAAGCAATTACAGGTAAATACATGTAaggtgtgtcatggccgagtggttaagggcactggactcaagctacagtgtttctgatcaacagattgtgggttcgagtcctgctCATGGCAGAGTAGAGGTTGAACCTTGACAGTCTGTGGAAGCAGTTTACATCAGTTGTTAAAGAAGCATTTACCATGTTTACAGGTTAATGTAGTGTGGCGTGGCAGAGGGGGGTTTAAgggcactggattcaagctctggtgtttctgtgtgggttagaatcctgATTGTGGCACAAACTATTTGATATCCGGTTATAACACCATTACTGCCTTGGAGTAGTCTGTGAAATTCGGGAGACTACTTAGTTCTGATGAAAGGAACTAATAAACAGGACAGGCTTTTTACCAATTCTAGTTACCTGTTCGCTGCTTGATGTTCTATCCAAAAAACTGAAATTGATATGGTGTttcaggcattgcatggtgagagcTTATGTCTCCAAAGACTCTTGGAATTTAGCGCATGATTGTTTTATACGGCGGAAGGGTTGTCATTTTCGTTCTGCTCTTTACGTACACCCTCTTAATGTCCACTCCCACCCCTTCTTCCAACAGATGCTGGTTTAGTAGCAGCCCAAGTCATTGCCATGGGAATATCAACATTGCGAGCTACATTTCTAACATGGAATAGGTACGCTCATGGACACCTCAACATTTTTGAATGACTATAAACATCAAGAGTTGTAAATTAAGGGAAAAAAGTAAGGGAATGAAAGGGTAGCGAGGAGTTCTTAAACGTCCATTTAAAATCAGCAGGGTCATTGCCGTGtgatcacacggcaacgacgcTGCAAGGTTTTAAGCGGACGATTAAGAACAAGtccctactcttttattcccattcataaattcccttttgttgaaaaatgtatataaacacaagtatagacactttgacaattgacaatttgaggtttgaaatatttttttcaaaaactttgtgaagaatctgtttgatgcacGTGGCTTGTGTGTACGCGTGCgggcttagaaatagattatgcgccgttactaatagctatgaattgcgttccacATGATAATCTTGCACGCCAAACACGCCGAAGCCAGCCTGTTATAAATGGCTCcaactggtcattatcaaccttttaaacacccccacgtgacgcgctctccaccaataggagtagagaaactgtctggggtatttatgaattgtttgtttgttttttgcagAGAGACGGGTGAACCTTACCACAACTTCATTTGTTGGAATGATACAAGGGCAGAGAAGTATGTTGAAGACATCAATCGATCTTTAAGCTTCAAGGTTAGTTTATAATGCACTATTAGGTCGTAATTCTGGAGCTCTATCAAAAATGTTGGACCACTTTGTTGCGTCAAGGAAACAAACTCAGGAGTTTTGCATATcctaagcatgaaatttgcacagtctattgtttGGGCAGAAAGTATCGTTTGTAGCTCGAAATGTGGCATGGTTCCTTCCCCATTGTGTCCTCACAGTGTCCTGGAAATTTCAGGAATTCTTTAGAGggcatgtggggggggggggcaaaatgTACCAGACGAAAAGAGTGTGTTAATAAACAATATGATCAAGTTTGACTTCTCACTACTTGTttcttgtaaatttgtttttattttttgttttcatttcatgaAGGGTTTACAAAAAGGATCCAAGTTTTTGCACTTCTTCTCAAGAATGCGGCGATTCGAAGCCGGTGGCATCTTCACATTCACATCTCAACACGTGAGTCaaaatttttgtgtgtgtctaGTCCCGTTAATAGGTAGGGTCGTACATTTGTCAATGCTGAATGCACAAAAATGCACAACTAAAGAATGATATGGTAAAAGTCGCATGTGAACGCcaagctgaatacagtgtccaATTGCTGAGAAAACAGTCATGGTATTTTCACACGAATGCCCAGGTTGATTTTTTCCACACGGAATTTGGGAAAttctgagtaaacagtgctttaaTAATACACATAAGGGCAAAAACAAGTTATAAAATATTTGTGTTAACACTAAGTACTAAGAGGACTTGTCCAAGCCTGAGTTTACTGGTCCATGGCAACAATTACTGAAGTTGCTGGGCCTGCATTCCAGTGATAAATTTGAGTCTTGGCTTTGTACATACTGtagttttccattttttttggGCTGCGATTCAAGGAAAACATTGAATGACTAAAGTACTTACAGAGTGTCTCAATtcagcttgggcgataccacgatattatcgaatatcgcgatactaatttggaaacgatttcaatatcggatcgatttggttttaatcgaaatatctatatatcacgatatatcgcgatatcgattaactatcgcaatatcgcaatgtatttcctagctgagacatcttgcaccccgtaggtttggagtaaaaccagaagaataggtcattagaacacctctcttatgctatgactgtctcttctacaactttcactgggagtttgaagactgacgatgtcaaatttaattaatcgcgattatatcgaatatcgcgatatattgttggcgatatatcgtgaataaaataaatcgatatcgcccaagcttagtctcAATGGTCTGACTGATGGGAATCTTCTATTGGGATCATGAAAATATTCCCGTAGGCAGAATGGAGCAGTCTCTTAGAACTCCAGCAGCAGATTATTTCCAATTCCTCCCTTCTAACCGTCgtcgtaaagccattggacactttcggtacagaaaaaaaaaaaaaaaatcacagatttacaaataatttacagggtttacagaaggtaatggtgaaagacttctcctgaaatattattccatgaaatgctttacttttaaacacatgtcatgacacggcggaacgtgcggaaacaagagtgggttttcccgttattttctcccgactccgatgaccgattgagcctaaattttcacaggtttgttattttatatataagttgtgatacacgaagtgtcggaattggacaatactgtttaccgaaagtgtccaatggctttaagcatttTAAAGGTAGTCAGCGGTTTACCGATAGTTTTTATCCTCATGCAGTTCGTGCTTTTAATGGGAACTAGTTTGTCTTCTGCTATTGTTGTAGCCTATTAtctatgtttatatttttatcttcttcatattttttaaatgtaattttgtggTTGTAAAATCTTGAGAGCCCGAGGTGCACTACAATTTCCGATGTTCTGtcttctttgtttcttttgaGAAACATCATATTTTTCAACATCAAACTACTTTTTGAAACCTCTTCTTCTAAAGGTATCCATTCGACTATCGTTTGTGCTGGAAACAATGCCAAAGGTAAAGTACATTCAAGAAGTTATAGGTATCAACACATTTTGTTggtattaaagatgctatgtcagatttttggccgattgaacccaaaaattttgatttaaaattcaataggtattttgatgggggtcgagacagttacaagctttcatttgagccattgctcgaaaaagtccgccaattattagtagcagtgaaaaaaagtgctcaaaattagtttttgtcgggatcccgacaatatatcacgtgaccaaatcgtatgtgttttataagaaacattttaaatttttgtcatggttcctgaccattaaaagtaaaagttaattttttttcgttagagcgggtgatactctttgaaataccattcactcaaaaaaatctatttttttatgtttggggcaaaaaatctgacatagcatctttaacaaacATGTACAGAATTTTGTCTCAAAATCATCTGTCCAACGACACATCAAGTCCCCTCTCCATCTTTTTGGGGGGTCAAttcctttgtgtacattttcacACTCAAGAAAGAGGGACAAGAAAGGCACAGGTTATAGTTCGCTGGGCATGTTTCGAATGGTCATTAATTGAAAAGCTAGTTTCACTTTAATATGACAGCCTCATGAGACAGTAGCTTTGgggtattttttataaaatgtacatgtacatatagtaTTACAGGCAAAGAAGGCCCCCTATACCTTTGATTATTTTGAAAGCGGATGTACTTCTTACTAAGTAAGCTTTTTATTGCCCTTAGTTTTAAAGAGTGATCGCCAAACATACCTTCTCTTTGTATTTTAGTTCAAAGTTATATTTGCATTTTTCTCTCTTTTCTCTGTAGGTTAAAGAAGATGCTCTGAATAATAAACTCATGTTCGGAACTATTGAAACGTGGCTGGTGTGGAAACTTACAAAAGGTGagtaaaatacttttttttattttttattcttctcTTTGTGcctcttaaacaaaaccaagagACATTTCTGGCAAAACTGATAtcgttgttttatttttttccccttcattaTTTCGCTCTATAGGAAAAGTACACGCCACTGATGTTTCAAATATATCAGCGACTGGTTTATACGACATGTATAAGGTGAGGTTTTGTCACTCCACACTAAACTGTTGGGACTTGCTTGTATGCCCGGGGtggagttaagactagtcttatcttgagtgaGGCGAGATACTCGTCCTGACTtaggtttttaatatctcctatgaCTAGTcccgagttaggactagttccaagttctttgtgaaatcgacccctggtcctGTGATGAACAACTGTTACTTGGGCCTATACTGGAACCAATCCTTATGGCTCCTTCACTTAaccaaaaattatattttccctttaaagacactggacacctttggtaattgtcaaagaccagtcttatcactccgtgcacaaagtaacaaacctgtgaaaatttgaactcaataatttgtcgtcgaagttgcgcgataataatgtaataaaaaccacccttgtcacacgaagttgtgtgctttcagatgcttgatttcgtgacctcaaaacctaattctgaggtcatgaaatcaaattcagttttagtggaaaattacttctttctcgaaaagtaccttactttagagggagctgtttcccacaatgttttatactaacatcagctctctattgcttgttaccaagtaattttgcatgcttacaattattttgagtaataaccaatagtgttcaatgcctttaaccatttttttattatctagAATGACTGGAACACCATTCACACTGGATACTTGGGGATTCCCCTCAATATCATGCCAGAGGTTAAAGACACTAGGTAAGTACATGTCAGTCTTATTTTTGACCGTGGACTTTGCAATACGGGAAAtcttcattaaaggcactgtacacatttagtaattgtcaaaaaacattattctcacttggtgtatcccaacatatgtttcaaataacaaacctgtgaaaatttgggctcaattagtcattgaagttgcaagaaaatatttatAGAAAAACTACCTTGTCGCACAACTTtctgtgctttcaaatgcataataaaggcttcaggcctgggTCTTTTAAtatgagtgagaagttacctctttctcagaaactatgttacttcagacggaGTCGCTTTTCCCAATATTtgatactatcagcagctctccattgctctttgaTTTGAGTCTTGCTCTggctgtaagtttttatgctaaatattcttttgagtaattgccaagagtgttcagtgcctttaaaggctgtGCAAATTATAACTTTaaggttgttgttttgttttttgttattgacaGTGATGACTATGGGCTGTGTGATCCGGAAGTCTTTGGTGCACCAATTCCTATCAAAGCTGTGGTAAGATGTCAAAAGAAATTAACCGTGTGTCAGCGGAAAATGGTTGTATCATCTAAAAATGAtttcagatatgaataaaacatgCTCTTTCATCTACTTCTCTAACCTTGACGATTCTAAATGTATTGCCAAATGCTCATTCAATTGTCAAATTCATCTGGTTAATAAAAGGTTGAAATACCGTCTTTTTAATATACCTACTTAAGTTTGGATCCTAGTTTCAGATCTTTTTGTCAATTATTGAATCTTGCCCCTGAAGATTGAaagagttaaagggaaggtacgtgCGCTCGccgggtcgcgtatataggccagtgcgccctctagttcttatatgtaACTCTATgatttgaacctacaaccttttCTTTACTACACCATACTAGAGCAGTGTCTGGGCACTAGGCCACCAAGCTAGCCCagcccagtggctagaggcagttcaaattctATGTGTTAACTGTGGGTGTACTACAGTACTGCAACTATTTGTTAATAATTgttataatattgtttttttcttatgtAAGGTCGGTGATCAGTCGAGTGCTTCCTTCGGACAGTGTTGCTTCCAAGAAGGTGATATCAAGGTCACCATGGGAACGGGAACTTTCCTCATACTCAACACTGGCAGTAGACCATGTCTTCCGTGTAAT
The sequence above is a segment of the Asterias amurensis chromosome 12, ASM3211899v1 genome. Coding sequences within it:
- the LOC139945223 gene encoding glycerol kinase 5-like, with the translated sequence MATKEVFIAAIDIGTTTIRCHIYNEKAELKGSGTQKMQVHRPAHGRVEIEPDSLWKQFTSVVKEAITDAGLVAAQVIAMGISTLRATFLTWNRETGEPYHNFICWNDTRAEKYVEDINRSLSFKGLQKGSKFLHFFSRMRRFEAGGIFTFTSQHVSIRLSFVLETMPKVKEDALNNKLMFGTIETWLVWKLTKGKVHATDVSNISATGLYDMYKNDWNTIHTGYLGIPLNIMPEVKDTSDDYGLCDPEVFGAPIPIKAVVGDQSSASFGQCCFQEGDIKVTMGTGTFLILNTGSRPCLPCNGVYPIIGWKLGKETVYLLECNDSDAGTVIEWSLKMGFYEDPGKSVEVVNSVEDSGGVYFVPAFHGLQSPINDFSACCCLMGLKPTTTPAHIARAALEAIAFRVVQLYNIARTQSGTKLRPLIRFDGGVSNNDFILQLVSSLLVQKIDRPQNLDMSCLGAAFLAGLGAGVWKNKEELVSLRVSQTTFDPRPALESYELICKEWMKAVRRSQGWYAT